A window from Festucalex cinctus isolate MCC-2025b chromosome 12, RoL_Fcin_1.0, whole genome shotgun sequence encodes these proteins:
- the LOC144031893 gene encoding N-acetyltransferase 8F1-like, which produces MSGVEIREYRDGDGPAVREIFSLGMSELVPASFVHILKQPTSQMLLMCTFCSLLATSKSFLLPVLAVTLLLAAIRQLLVYWVNAYIETCCSTDLSAIGETYACFWVAESEGRVVATVACLPRNGAPDCLELKRMSVRRSHRRAGVAKRLCQTVADFARQRGYAAVVLVTSVVQTDAQKLYEGVGFRKVREFVEPDVASRLSNFLLFEYRLDVRKDHTEK; this is translated from the exons ATGTCCGGGGTGGAGATCCGCGAGTACCGGGACGGCGACGGCCCGGCGGTTCGGGAGATCTTCTCGCTGGGCATGAGCGAGCTGGTGCCGGCATCCTTCGTGCACATCCTGAAGCAGCCTACGAGTCAGATGCTGCTCATGTGCACCTTCTGCTCCCTGCTGGCCACCTCCAAGTCCTTCCTGCTGCCCGTTCTCGCCGTCACGCTGCTGCTGGCCGCCATCCGCCAGCTGCTGGTCTACTGGGTCAACGCCTACATCGAGACGTGCTGCAGCACAG ACCTCAGCGCCATCGGCGAGACCTACGCCTGCTTCTGGGTGGCGGAAAGCGAGGGCCGCGTGGTGGCCACGGTGGCCTGCCTGCCCAGGAACGGCGCCCCCGACTGCCTGGAGCTGAAGCGCATGTCGGTGCGGCGCAGCCACCGCCGCGCGGGCGTGGCCAAACGGCTGTGCCAGACGGTGGCGGACTTCGCGCGCCAGCGCGGCTACGCCGCCGTGGTCCTGGTCACTTCGGTGGTGCAGACGGACGCGCAGAAGCTGTACGAGGGCGTGGGCTTCCGCAAGGTGCGAGAGTTTGTGGAGCCGGACGTGGCGTCCAGGCTCtccaattttctgcttttcgaGTACAGGCTGGATGTGCGCAAAGACCACACGGAAAAGTGA